From one Solea solea chromosome 15, fSolSol10.1, whole genome shotgun sequence genomic stretch:
- the LOC131474211 gene encoding semaphorin-4G-like: MQGAQSPALRLVLLSCCVCVAAGYPFKTPQDLDVTPRITVFSSGLQGCRRFQSSAVNYSTMLLEADSEHLYVGARGVVYRLNASDISADSALTMEWEASPEQKQQCLLKGKDNETECFNHIRFLQRFNSTHLYVCGTYAFKPLCAYINEKRFVMSSPPEEGKDKCPYGPTTGYTALIIDQQMYSASQYEFRSFPDIRRNSPAPTLKTEDAPTRWLNEADFVGSALVRESLSSSIGDDDKIYFFFTERSPEQTTTYSHSRVARVARVCKGDRGGRLTLQKRWTSFLKTRLMCSLPEYDFHFNVLRSVFVTPGQTPQDTLFYGIFGLEWKNVKASAVCRFSLSEVQEAFQGPYMENQDSGSNWKEYTGKIPDPRPGTCMTDALRARAINDSTSLPDDMLNFVRRHPLMFQQVQPSDRRPLLFRRTTHYTHMAVHTIQGVDGQANHVLYMGTDEGWLHKAVEVKGQLHIIEELQLFEEPQPVNNLLISVEQMSVYVGSPSGVVQLPLSDCRRYVSCYDCIFARDPHCAWNGAHCVDIMTQADRSTLRQDIQHGSSGCENVQDDVVQRSRSVRVGDDVLLQCELSSNLATPLWTLDGSELHGYGLNSGFRTGTDGLLIIEARQDQSGLYTCYAVENNVRVAVVTYNVTINPNLPPPPRVEPTEDPHHVFTTPPEHPPLTEHPSSEKPFPPAPAPLLPHSKLFSPRNMEAMYLSLITILTGLCVVLTVVLLYVGFCLRVGNRGKYSLRAATSAYPSSKRHNKNRKQLRSSSHMELKTISNHCNGKSICNGDSKHHNGNIEDGGFLQIVPGEGHPSPNKGPPPPAPPLPPTPQHPSPECDFPNGLSATLPSVLRRMNGNSYVLLRQSDSENTSPVCYSFAEELNKILEKRKHTQLLPRPDESSV, translated from the exons gtCTCCAGGGCTGCAGGCGTTTCCAGTCCTCTGCCGTGAACTACAGCACCATGCTGCTGGAGGCTGACAGTGAGCATCTCTATGTCGGTGCCCGGGGAGTTGTATACCGTCTCAATGCCTCTGACATCTCAGCCGACTCTGCTCTcact ATGGAGTGGGAGGCCTCTcctgaacaaaaacagcagtgtCTACTTAAGGGAAAAGACAATGAG ACCGAGTGTTTCAATCACATCCGCTTCCTTCAGAGGTTCAACTCGACTCATCTCTACGTGTGTGGGACCTACGCCTTCAAACCACTCTGTGCATATATA AATGAGAAGAGGTTTGTGATGTCGTCTCCGCCTGAGGAGGGCAAAGACAAATGTCCCTATGGCCCAACAACAGGCTACACTGCCCTCATCATCG ACCAGCAGATGTATTCAGCATCCCAGTATGAGTTCAGGAGTTTTCCGGATATTCGCCGCAACTCTCCGGCTCCTACGCTGAAGACAGAAGATGCGCCAACGCGCTGGCTTAATG aggcagactTTGTGGGATCTGCACTTGTGAGGGAAAGTTTGAGCAGCAGCATTGGCGACGACGATAAGATCTACTTCTTCTTCACCGAGCGGAGCCCGGAGCAAACGACCACCTACAGCCACAGCAGAGTGGCACGAGTGGCTCGCGTTTGTAAG GGCGACAGAGGAGGCCGTCTAACTCTCCAGAAGCGGTGGACGTCCTTCCTTAAGACCAGACTGATGTGTTCCCTGCCGGAGTACGACTTTCACTTCAACGTGCTGCGGAGCGTGTTCGTCACGCCTGGGCAAACACCACAGGACACACTCTTCTACGGCATCTTCGGCCTGGAGTG GAAAAACGTGAAGGCGTCTGCTGTGTGTCGGTTCTCTCTGTCTGAAGTCCAAGAGGCTTTTCAAGGACCCTACATGGAGAACCAGGATTCAGGCTCCAACTGGAAGGAATACACTGGAAAGATCCCTGACCCACGACCTGGGACG tgcatgaCCGACGCTCTGAGGGCCAGGGCCATAAATGATTCCACCTCGCTGCCCGATGACATGCTGAACTTCGTCAGAAGACATCCTCTGATGTTTCAGCAGGTCCAGCCGTCAGACAGGCGCCCCCTCTTGTTCAGGAGGACCACGCACTACACGCACATGGCCGTGCACACGATCCAAGGCGTGGACGGACAAGCGAACCATGTGTTATACATGGGCACTG ATGAAGGATGGTTGCACAAGGCCGTAGAAGTCAAAGGTCAACTGCACATTATCGAGGAGCTCCAACTATTCGAGGAACCACAGCCTGTTAACAATCTACTGATATCTGTTGAACAG ATGAGTGTGTACGTGGGCTCTCCATCAGGCGTGGTGCAGCTGCCGCTCTCTGACTGCCGCAGGTACGTTTCCTGTTATGACTGCATCTTTGCCAGAGACCCTCACTGTGCCTGGAACGGAGCCCACTGCGTGGACATAATGACACAAGCAGACAG GTCCACTTTAAGACAGGACATTCAGCATGGCAGCAGTGGATGTGAGAACGTACAAGATG ACGTCGTGCAGCGGAGCCGCTCTGTGAGGGTGGGCGACGACgtgctgctgcagtgtgagctcAGCTCCAACCTGGCGACTCCTCTCTGGACTCTCGATGGCAGCGAGCTGCATGGCTACGGTCTCAACTCGGGTTTTCGAACTGGCACAGACGGACTGTTGATCATTGAGGCGCGGCAGGACCAGAGCGGGCTGTACACCTGCTACGCTGTTGAGAACAACGTCAGGGTCGCTGTAGTTACCTACAACGTCACCATCAACCCCAACCTGCCCCCGCCACCACGGGTTGAGCCAACTGAAGACCCTCACCACGTCTTCACCACCCCGCCAGAACATCCACCGCTGACAGAACATCCGTCTTCGGAGAAGCCCTTCCCgccagctccagctcctctcctcccccacTCAAAGCTGTTCTCCCCCAGGAACATGGAGGCCATGTACTTGTCCCTCATCACCATCCTCACAGGACTGTGTGTGGTCCTCACCGTCGTCCTCCTCTATGTGGGATTCTGCCTGCGCGTGGGCAACAGAGGGAAGTACTCGTTACGTGCAGCGACGTCAGCCTACCCGAGCAGCAAGAGGCACAACAAGAACAGGAAACAGCTCAGAAGCTCCTCCCACATGGAGCTGAAGACAATCTCAAACCACTGTAACGGCAAAAGCATTTGCAACGGCGATTCAAAGCATCATAACGGCAACATCGAGGACGGAGGTTTCCTCCAGATTGTCCCTGGCGAGGGTCACCCATCGCCTAATAAGGGGCCACCTCCCCCCgcacctcctctccctcccacGCCGCAACATCCGTCTCCAGAGTGCGACTTCCCCAACGGACTGTCGGCCACGCTGCCCAGCGTCCTGCGGAGGATGAACGGGAACAGTTATGTGCTGCTGAGGCAGAGTGACTCTGAGAACACTTCACCGGTCTGTTACTCCTTTGCCGAGGAGCTCAATAAGATCTTAGAGAAGAGGAAACACACGCAGCTGCTGCCCAGGCCGGACGAGAGCTCGGTGTAG